The DNA region ATCAAGCCAACCAAATTTTCGTTGTTGAATACGACCTGATAATAGATACATAAGGTACGATGGGAGAAGCGCAATTCCACAAGGATTGAACGCTGAGACCATCCCTGCCATGCCCGCAACCATCCCACTAAATGGCATAAGGTGCTCCCCCTCATTCAACATATCTTACGTCAATCCATGTAAGATTGGATCTTTAACTGTGATCGTCTGTCGCCCCATTTGACGCCAACTTGCAAGAAATGGACCACGAGCAACAGCCTCGTCTTTATCTCCATTCTCCGGATTATTGATATAAACCTCGTGCTTCGAATACCCAACTAAAACGACAGCATGCTCTTCCATCGTTGCTCGTACAGGTCCATGATCACTTTGCCAGGTCATCCAATCGTAACTAGGTAAATGTTCGAACCAAACATTCGTCCATACTTCTACTGGACGTCCGGTCGCCAAATCTTCCCATAATGTCTTACTAGAGCGTCCTGTTTGGTCATCCACGTCCGCTCCTAAATATTTCTGTGCCAGTGCATCAATCGGTCCATTAAAGACGCCATACCCATCGTCAAAATCTCGCATAGATCCGACGAATCCATCATTGGGATCTCCCCATTGAACGGTTACACCATGAACTATTTTCCTAGGTGTGTGGGCGCGAGCAATTTCATTAGCTAATGTCGTATTGTTTACGTCAATACCTTCAAATTGTAACAGCATAGAAAGAGAAGTAACCTCGCAACCATTAGGTAGCTCAGGCCACTGATTGACCGCTGGAACATTCAATAAGACATGCTTTGGTAAAGAATGTACATTAGGTAGAGAAACGGGTAGCTGTATGAGCGGTATGGACTGTTTTGCGCTGACCATCGAACGACCTAATACTTGATGAGAGAATCCAATAAATACAACCAAAGTAGATAAAAACAATAAACTAGATTGGATGATCGTTGATACTTTCAGCTTATATACACCTCGCACTAGCAAATTATATTTTCTCACGAATCCTCACGATTTCATACTATATGACAAGATTAACGTAAAGGATGAACGATTAAAAGGACAAATAGATAGATGTGCTATTTATAAAAAATTATAAAAAAAGTGTTTTTACCTTTTATCTCAAGATAACATTGCCCATTTCTTTTACCAATTTAATCACTACATTCGCTGAATTTTCAGATGCAACTTCAATATATTTTTCATAAGTGATTCGCGACGCTTGACCAGCAATATCAGATAATGAACGAATCACAACAAATGGCATTTGTAGTTGATAGCACACTTGTGCGATGGCTCCAGATTCCATTTCAGCAGCACATAAGTTTGGAAACTTTTCTCGCACAAAAGCAACACGTTTAGGATCATTCATAAAAGAATCTCCAGATGCAATTGGCCCCTTCATCACGTGCGCGCCCATAACCTGTCGTGCAGCACGATATGCTAACTGTACAAGTTCAGAATCCGGCATAAAAATGGATGGCATTTTTGGAACCTGACCGTACTCATA from Sulfoacidibacillus ferrooxidans includes:
- a CDS encoding C39 family peptidase codes for the protein MRKYNLLVRGVYKLKVSTIIQSSLLFLSTLVVFIGFSHQVLGRSMVSAKQSIPLIQLPVSLPNVHSLPKHVLLNVPAVNQWPELPNGCEVTSLSMLLQFEGIDVNNTTLANEIARAHTPRKIVHGVTVQWGDPNDGFVGSMRDFDDGYGVFNGPIDALAQKYLGADVDDQTGRSSKTLWEDLATGRPVEVWTNVWFEHLPSYDWMTWQSDHGPVRATMEEHAVVLVGYSKHEVYINNPENGDKDEAVARGPFLASWRQMGRQTITVKDPILHGLT
- the mtnN gene encoding 5'-methylthioadenosine/S-adenosylhomocysteine nucleosidase — encoded protein: MKTAIIGAMEQEIILLQETLAERETVTIHGIVFSTGFIGKQEIVLLKSGIGKVNAAIGTTLLKQLFNPDNVINTGSAGGFDPSLHVGDIVISSEVRYHDVDATIFGYEYGQVPKMPSIFMPDSELVQLAYRAARQVMGAHVMKGPIASGDSFMNDPKRVAFVREKFPNLCAAEMESGAIAQVCYQLQMPFVVIRSLSDIAGQASRITYEKYIEVASENSANVVIKLVKEMGNVILR